DNA from Stenotrophomonas acidaminiphila:
GTTCGAGATCGATCCGAACCTGCCGCAGCGCGCCGAAGGCCAGGACACCGGCCACCACCACGGCGCACCGGCAGCGGCCGCTGCGGCGCCCGCGCCTGCCGCGGCGCCGGCACCGGCTCCCGCTGCCGCCGAACGTGCCGACGAAGGCACCGTGGTCGGGGCGATGGTCAGCTCCAACGCCGTGCACACCGAACAGGCCGTGGCCGTGGGCGGGGTCAAGGCGGTGCCGGCGGTGCGCGCGATGGCGCGCAAGCTCGGCGTGGACCTGGCGCGGGTGCGTGCCACCGGCGCCGACGGCGCGGTGACGATGAGCGACGTGAAGCAGGCCGCCGAGGCCGGCACCGCCAAGGTCGGCAGCGCGCCGGCAGCGGCACCGCAGGCGGTCCAGGCCGCCGCGCCGGCGCCGGCCGTGCGTGCCGATGCCGCGCGCACGCCGCTGTCCGCCGCCGGCAGGCCGATGCGCACCGCGCCCCCGGGCGTGGTCGCCAAGGGCCAGCCGGAGCCGCTCAAGGGCGTGCGCCGCAACATGGCGCGGGTGATGGCCGACGCGCACAGCAAGGTCGTGCCGACCACGCTGACCGACGATGCCGACATCCATGCCTGGGCACCGGGCAACGACATGACCTCGCGGCTGGTGCGCGGCATCGTCGCCGCCTGCCAGGCGGTGCCGGCGATGAACGCCTGGTTCGACGGCGACACCCTCACCCGCACCCTGCACGCGCAGGTGGACATCGGCATTGCCGTGGACACCGACGACGGCCTGTTCGTGCCGGCCCTGCGCAACGCCGACATGCTCGACGCGCGCGGCGTCCGCGAAGGCATCAACCGCCTGCGCCAGCAGGTGGAAGAGCGCAGCATCGCCCCGTCGGAACTGAGCGGCTACACCATCAGCCTGTCCAACTTCGGCATGTTCGCCGGCCGCTATGCCACCCCGGTGGTGGTGCCGCCGTGCGTGGCCATCGTCGCCGCCGGGCGCGCCCGCTTCCAGGTGACGCCGGTGATGGGCGGGGTGGAAACCCACAAGGTCATCCCGCTGTCGGTCACGTTCGACCACCGCGCCTGCACCGGCGGCGAGGCCGCGCGCTTCCTGCGCGTGCTGATCGACGATCTGGCGCGGCCGCACTGACCGCCCCCGGGCGAACGCTTTGCAGCAGAACTTGAGCCCGCAGCAATGCGGGCTTTTTTTTCGTGCTCGATGGCGACAACGCCCGCGACCGCGGCGGGCACCGCCGGCGATGCGCCCGGCCGCTCACCCTGGCGCGGCCCGCGCGGCGGGCACCACGACGCCCCGGGTCACGCTACGATGCGCGCATCGCACAGGACAGGCGTGACCATGACCCATTGGATCTGTAGCCGCTGCAGGGAAAGCAACGAAGACACGTTCGAGCAGTGCTGGAACTGCGGCACCCGCGTCGATGGCAGCGCGGACCCGGACTTCCGCCCCGACAACGCCGATCCGGCGGCCCGGCCGCCGCGCCTGATCGATTGCCTGCGCTGCCCCGGCATGCCGATGGTGTTCGCCGGACGCAAGCGCTTCCACGAGGGCTCCCAGGCGCTGCCGTTCCTGCTCGGCAACCTCGGCGAACTGCTGGTGAACCGCGAGGCGTTCGACCTGCATGCCTGCCCGTCCTGCGGCAAGGTCGAGCTGTTCCTGGCCAGCGCAGCGCGCTGATCCGGCCTCCGGCACCCGCCCCGCGACCGCCATGTCCCACCCGCGCCGGATCGTGCCGCTGTTGGTGCTCGCCTACCTCGGCATGCTGTTCGGCGGCGCGCTGCTCAAGCCCGGTTATTCGCACATGGCCCAGTACATCAGCGAACTGGGCGCCAGCGGCAGCGCGCATGCGCGGCTGATCAGCCTGGCCGGCTTCGTTCCGGTGGGCCTGCTCGCCGCCTGGCTGCTGCTGGCCTGCGCGCGGCTGGCGCCGGTCCGTGGCGCCAGCCGGCTCGGCTACTGGCTGCTGATGTGCGAACCACTGGCCTGGATCGGCTCGGCGCTGGCGCCCTGCGACCCCGGCTGCCCGGCGACCGGCAGTCTCGACCAGCAACTGCACACCCTGCTGGGCATGCTCACCTACAGCGGAACCGCGTTGGGCCTGCTGCTGTTGGCCACCGCGCCACGACTGCCGGCCCGCATCCGCCTGCTGTGGGCCGGGCTGGCGGCCACCTGGCTGCTGTTGTTCGTGCTGATGGCCCTGCCCGAACTGCAGGCCTGGCGCGGGCTGCTGCAACGGCTGGCCGAATGGCTGGTCTATGGCGTGCTGTGCGGCGCCGCGTGGCGGCTCGGTGGGCCGGCGCGGGCCACTGCCGCCACGCGCCCGCCCATGGCAGGGGCGTAAGCTCGCGGTTCCCACCGCAGGAGCACGCGCATGGCCCATCGCAGCCGCCTGGCCGGCTTCATCATCGACTGCCAGGACACCGACGCCGGCACCGCCGCCCGCTTCTGGAGCGCGGCGCTGGGGCTGGCACCGCGCCCCCCGAGACCGACACCGACGGCGCGCAGTACGCCGGACTGGCCGGCGCCCCCGGTGGCCTGCACGTGGAAGTGCAGCGCGTCAGCCATCCCCCGCGC
Protein-coding regions in this window:
- a CDS encoding branched-chain alpha-keto acid dehydrogenase subunit E2, giving the protein MSQTKNFNLPDLGEGLPDATIVEWFVKEGDVIKLDEPLVSMETAKAVVEVPSPVSGKVLKLAGGAGDIVVTGHMLAQFEIDPNLPQRAEGQDTGHHHGAPAAAAAAPAPAAAPAPAPAAAERADEGTVVGAMVSSNAVHTEQAVAVGGVKAVPAVRAMARKLGVDLARVRATGADGAVTMSDVKQAAEAGTAKVGSAPAAAPQAVQAAAPAPAVRADAARTPLSAAGRPMRTAPPGVVAKGQPEPLKGVRRNMARVMADAHSKVVPTTLTDDADIHAWAPGNDMTSRLVRGIVAACQAVPAMNAWFDGDTLTRTLHAQVDIGIAVDTDDGLFVPALRNADMLDARGVREGINRLRQQVEERSIAPSELSGYTISLSNFGMFAGRYATPVVVPPCVAIVAAGRARFQVTPVMGGVETHKVIPLSVTFDHRACTGGEAARFLRVLIDDLARPH